In Stanieria sp. NIES-3757, the DNA window TAAGCGGGAACAAGAATTTTTACAGAGAGAACAAAAATTAAAAAGGCAAATTAATGAATTTATGTCAGTGTTTAAAAATTAACAATCAAACTATTAAGTAAAAACAAAAATTAACCTGTTAACCTTTAATTGATTTCACAATTATTTTCACTATGACAACCAAAAGAATAAGCTGACTGATAAGTAGAATTCCTTTTCCCAAACCAATTATAACGATTGTCTCTGATTTGTTCGTAAGTACGATCCCCTAGAAATTTTATTCCTGGAAGACTACGATAAATATTAATAAAAACTTCACCCATCGGTAAAATTCGGACAATTTCTTCAGCAGCATTACTGCCTTGCCATCTTTTTTCTGGTTGTTCGGCATCAATTAAAATCATACCCATTTGACAATCATCAATTGTAATCTGAAATTGATTCAGAGTAGCTTCATTCTGCATGGGAATATAATCAAAAATATTACCGCGATCAAATTGTTCTAATAATTGGGTAAAAGTAACACAAAGATGGCAATTGCCATCATAAATAACGTGATATTTCATATTTAAATTGTTATTGAAATTTTTGTGCTAATTGATTTAAATTAGTTTGTAACCACCAAGCATCCGCTTTGCGATCGCTATAAATTTCTAAAACTCGAATACCTTGTTGGGGTAGAGGATTTAATAAATTTTGTAGTTGTTGCCAGGTATTAATTAATTTATATTCTACTCCGTAAGTCTGGCATAGTTGAGCAAAATCAACTGTTTGAGGAGTAGCAAAATATTCTTCAAAGGGTGGTTCAAATTGAGCAATCGGTAACATTTCAAAAATGCCCCCACCATTATTATTCACTAAAATAATTGTTAGATGTCCTTGAAATTTATTGCTGATTAAAAAACCATTAGTATCGTGTAGTAAAGCTAAATCTCCTGTAATTAATACGGTACTTTGATGACGATGAGCAATTCCTAAAGCAGTAGACAATGTGCCATCAATTCCATTTGCCCCTCGATTAAAATAAGGTCTAATATAATTATTATTAGCTTGCCAAAAAAACTCAGCATTACGCACTGACATACTATTAGCAATAAAGATTGGTGTGTGAGATGGCAAACATTGAGAAATTAACCAGGCAATTTTACCTTCATAAAAGTCTTGGATCGATTCAAATCTCTGTTGAAAAATTTCTCTGGCTTGCTGTTCTAAACTACACCACTTTTCCAGATAAACTGAGCTTACTTGATTATTATTATAGCTAGTAAGACTATTAGCTAATGTTTCAATGCCAACCCGTAAATGAATAGTTTTGCCGTGAAGTGGATCGAAATTATTTTCTCCATCGGTAATAACCCAACGTTGAGAAGAAATTTTTTCCAACCAACTGCGTAACTTTTTACTAATAGGAAGCTCACCCAATTGAATTACTATTTCAGGTTCTAATTGTGCTGCCAATTGCTCATTACGTAAAATGAGATCGTAGCTAGTAATCAAAGCAGGATTAATATTCGCATAATTTCTTAACGGAGATAAAGCTTCAGTTAAAACAGGAAACTGTAATGTTTGCGATAAATTTGCGATCGCGTGACAATATTTTTCTGGATTGATAGGTTGAGCTAATCCAGCAATAATAATTCCGTTTTGATAATTTTGCCATTGTTGAAGAGGTAGGCAAGTAGAAGAATTGTAATAAGAAACTTGCTGATAATTAACTAAATTAGAAAAAAAATCTGTAGAAGAAAAAGTTGATTCTAAAGCAACAATTTCTGGTTCAATAGTTGGGGCTAAAGGTTCGCGAAACGGTATATTAAGATGAACCACTCCTGAATAGGGAAATAAAGCACATTCCCAAGCATGAATAATATTTTGTCGCAGATAACGCAGCATGGTGAACTCTGCTTCTGGTAAAGCTAATTCAGTTTGCCAGTTAGGATAATTAGCATACAATTTAATTTGATCGATTGTTTGTCCTGCATGACAATGACGCAATTCGGGAGGGCGATCGGCTGTTAAAATAATTAAGGGTACACGACTTTCTTTAGCTTCAATCGCAGCAGGATAAAAATTTGCTCCTGCCGTTCCCGAGGTACAAACTAAAACCACGGGCAAGTGTAGTTGTTTAGCTTTACCCAAGGCAAAAAAAGCTGCGGAGCGTTCGTCTAAAATTGGAATCGTATCTATCTCTTGATGTTGGGCAAAAGCTAACGTTAAAGGAGTTGAGCGAGAACCCGGACATACTACTGCTGTGGTTAATCCCACACAATTAAAAGTTTCAACGATAATTGATGCCCACAGGCTATTTAAATTGCGAAAATCAATCATTGGTATTAGCAAATTGAAGGCTGATTGTTAAACCAACAATCAAAATTAAGTAGTTTCAGTATCTCAAAAAATTACCCTTCAATTACTAAACTAAGGCTTTTAATAACGATTGTAATTTCAATTCAATCTCTGCAAATTCTTTATCAGGATTAGAACCAGAAACGATTCCCGCTCCTGCATAAAGTCGAGCGCGATTTCCTTCAATCAAAGCTGAACGAATACCAACGATAAACTCACTATTGCCTTGATAATCAACCCAACCTAAAGGAGCAGCATATAAAGAGCGGTCAAATTTTTCATAACGGCGAATTTGTTCACAAGCAATTTCTGTAGACACACCAGCAACCGCAGGAGTTGGATGTAGTTGAGCCACAATTTCTAAAGGATCGAGATCGTGAGATAAATGGGCATAAATTGGTGTCCATAAATGTTGAATATTAGATAGTTGCAGTAGTTGCAAAGGAAGTTGTTGAGGTTTTAAATCCAATTGACGCAAACGCTCAATTAAAAAATCACTAACTGCTTGATGTTCTCGTTTTTCTTTTCTATTTTTCAGTAACAAATTGGCTAATTGAACATCTTCGGCAGTGGTTTTTCCGCGAGGAGCAGAACCCGCTAAAGCATCTGTTACTAACTGTTTATTTTGAATACTAATTAAACGTTCGGGACTAGCTCCAATAAAATTGTTATCTTGACCATTACTAGTAGAAAAAATATAACAATCAGGATGGCGTTGCCGAAGATTATCTAAAGATTTAATCAAACGAAAAGGAACAGGAGAAATGACATCAGTAGCATAGGCAAGCACTATTTTACTGAATTCATCAACTGCGATAGAATTTAAAGCAGAAGTAACTACAGATTTAAAATATTCGGAGTCTTCAGAAATTGAATTGTAGTTGTTAGCAAAATCTTCATTAATTTCCGAACTTATTTTTTGCTGAAGCGACCAATCAATCGAATTAATTTTTTGTTTTATTTCTTCAACAATTAACTTAGAATTGTCAGCATAATTAACGGGAACATTAACAATTAATATGCAAGATTTGTTCTTTTTAATTATTTGTAATCGAGGTAAAAAAACCGTAGCAGCAGGAAAAGGAGAATAGCTTTTATCTGCATCAGGAAAAAAGGTAAAAGTACAGAACAAATGAGGCCCAGCACCAGCAATACTAGTCTCACCTTTTCTAACAGTTTTCTTTAAACATTTTTGAATAAAATTTTGAGCGAGTTTAAAGCGATCACGCGAATCAATTAATAATTTTTGGGTTACTCCACAAGCAACAACCGCTTCTTGTTTGCGGGGATTTTCCCAATAAAAATGTAGAGAATTAGACTGATTAAAAGTTTGTAAAAAAGCTAAGGGATCGACCGTAGGAATCCTTTGCACAAAACTAATAATTTTTTTTGGTTCGTTCGGTTCACTTACTAATTGCTTTTTATCCCAAAAGTTATCTAATTTTAAATGATCTTGAAAAATTAGATCGAGTTCAGAAACAACGGGCATGGAGATTCTAGATTGTGTCATTATAGAGGAGAACTATAGCGGTATCTAAAAAGTTTAAAAATTGCTTTGTTATTAGTTGTTAACTAATCAAAAAATTCCATCAATTTATATGATCGATTATAAGTCATTACTCCTAATCTTCCTAATGACAATACAAGTTAGTTCTGCATACTCTTTAATACCCCCAAATTCTCTACATCATTGCCAGCCTATCAGATTTCTTGAAGATTGTGTAAAAAAATACGGTCATCATTTTAGTATTTAAGTACTATCCAAGAGTCGCGATCATGAATTTTCATGAAAAGAAGAGAAACATCAGGTAACAGACCTGATAGGCTACAACATAAACCTTTAGTTGTAATCAAAGCCAATACCGCTATTTTTCAGCAATCAAGGCAAAATCTTAACTTGAATGACTACTAAACTAATTACGGTAGACAACCGCAAACTCTGGTTGGCTGCTATTAAACCACCAATGTATACTGTAGCAGTTATTCCTATTACAGTAGGAACAGCAGCAGCATACAATCAAACTGGAAAGTTTGAACCCCAAATATTTTTTACTTTTTTAAGCGCAGCTATTCTAATTATTGCTTGGTTAAATTTGAGTAATGATGTGTTTGATTCCGAGACAGGTATTGATATTAATAAAGCTCATTCTGTAGTTAATTTAACAGGTAATAAATCCTTAGTTTTTTGGATTGCTAATTTGTGTTTGAGTTTAGCAATTCTAGGTATCTTGGCGATTACTTGGTGGCAACAAGATGGAACAGTATTAGGAATAATTTTGCTTTGTTGTGCGTTGGGTTATACTTATCAAGGACCTCCTTTTCGTTTAGGTTATCTAGGTTTAGGAGAAATTATTTGTTTTTTTACTTTTGGTCCAGGCGCAATTAGTGCTGCCTATTATTCTCAAAATCAAAATTTTTCCATTCAGTGTTTAGCTCCTTCAATTTTAATTGGAATTAGTACTTCAATTATTTTATTTTGTTCTCATTTTCATCAACTAGAAGATGATTTAGCAGCAGGCAAAAAATCACCAATCGTTCGTTTAGGAACTTTAAAAGGTTCACAATTACTAAATTGGTTGACACTTAGTATTTTTATTTTGACTGTAATTTTTATTGGCTTAAATTATTTGCCTTGGTGGAGTGGCTTAATTTTTGTTAGTTTTCCGTTAGCCTATCAATTAATTAATCATGTGAATCAATACCACAATTATCCCGATAAAGTAAGTAATTCTAAATTTTTAGCCGTTAATTTTCATTTCTTGAGCGGATTATTGTTAGCTTTAGGTTTAGTTTTACCTCATTTAATTTAACTAATATGAAATATTTAAATGTTTGGTAAAGTTGGAATCTGCTTTAGCTTTTAGCTATTAGCTGAATCATTAACTAAAATCAAACTATCGTTAACATTCTTTTTTTATTTCATACTAAGTTAGAGTTAATTTGAATAACTAATCCGATAAATACGATTGTTGCCATCTTCGGCTAGAAGTAAAGAACCATCTGGTAAAACTAATAACCCCACAGGACGAGCAAATGTATCGGGTCCTTGGGGATTAGTTAAAAAACCAGTTAAAAAGTCTTCATAATAGCCCATCGGACGATTATTTTCGTCAAAAGGAACAAATACGACTTTGTATCCCGTACCGCGATCGCGATTCCAGGAACCACGAAAAGCGACAAATGCACCATTGTGATATCGTTCGGGAAACTGGTTGCCGTCATAAAACTGGAGTCCTAATGCAGCGGAATGCGCTTGAAACAACACATCTGGAGTTAAGGTTTTGGCTGCTAGATCTGGTTGTTGACTTTGGTTTCCCTTCATCAGACGTGGATCGAGTAAATTAGGAGTGAGATAAGCATAAGGCCAACCATAAAAACCGCCTGGTTCTACTCTGGTTAAATAGTCTGGAACTAAATCATCTCCTAGTAAATCTCGTTCGTTAACTGTGGTGTAAAGTTCGTTAGTGACGGGATGAAAATCTAAACCAACGGGATTTCGTAGTCCATACGCATAGGTTTCCCGTTGCGAACCATCCAAATTCATTTGTTGAATTGAAGCACGGGGTAATTCTTCGGGAGAAGCATTAGTAGCTGAACCTACCGAAACATAAAGCTTTTGTCCGTCTGGAGAAGCAATCACATTGCGTGTCCAGTGTTGATTATAACCACCTGGAGTTAATTGGGTAATAGGTTGACCCGTTCCTTGTAAACTAGTTTGACCAGATTGATAATCAAACCGTATCACCTCTCCTGTATTCGCTACATAAAAATTGTTACCAACAAAAGTCATCCCAAAAGGTTGATCCAATCCATTATCACTAGTACCAAAAACTTGATTAGTTTCTGCAATACCATCCCCATTCTGGTCTTGTAATAAGCGAATGCGATCGCGACGAGATTCTGCTACTAGTACATCTCCATCGGGTGTCAAACTCATCCAACGAGGTTGTTCTAAACCTTCGGCAAACACATTAACTTGAAAACCTGCTGGTACATTTAAAGTTGGATTTTCTGGGACTGGAATGACATTAGGACTATTACTCGCTGATTGAGTGGCAAAGGGTTGAGGAAGACTATCAATTGTTATACGAATGGGGGTTGGGTTTAAAACATTGGTAGTGATCGTTGATTGAGTAGGTGTAGATGATGAAGAAGTAGTTGATTCTGCTTGGGAATTATTTTGATTACAACTTGTCAAAAATAAAACTAAAGCTAATCCAAAAGTGCTGATTTGAATGTTTTTAATCATAACAATCTAGACCGTGACTATTTTTATTACAGTTTAAAAAACAAATAAATAAATCATTCGGTAGAAGAATTGATGAATTCTCCCTAGTTAAATAGAAACGATCTTTAGTTTAAACAGCACAAAGTTTAACAGACAAAAATTCTGTCTTGAAAATTCAAACTAAAAATGTAGTCTGCTCGACCCGTAAAAATTTAATACAAATAAGTATTACTAGAAGATTGAGATTGAGGATCGGGAGCAAAAGCCAACCACAAAGGAAATTGCAGTAAAGAAAGACTGATTTGATCTTCTGTTTCGTCAATAATAATCAAAGGTAGCAACTTATCTTTAATTAAACGTTCTGCTCGCTGTGCCAATACCTCTGGTGATTCAAAGATTACTACTCCGCGATTAGTACCAAAATCAGTACGAGAGATACCCAAACAATCCTGTAAACCTCTGCGCCATTCTCCTAATCGTTCTGGAGTATTAACTAAAACTAAAGTAACACAGCGATCGCGATAAAGCTGATGTAAGACAGACATTACTGCCGAAGCAATCAGAATGTTTTGTAGACGACTTCCCATGGTTTTAATCGCACCTCTGCCTCCTTGGGTAAAAAACCAATTTTGTACTCTTTCGGCATGAATTGGCTCAAAAGTTCGTCTTAATTGCCAAGGAGGGCCATAATAATCTGGACGGCTGCGATATTGCTCTAATAGTTTACGAATTGCTCTAGTTTGTTGGGCAAATGCTTGTTCGGTGAATTGAGGTTGTAGTGGTTGTTCGTTTGGTGTAGTTGATTCTTTTTGTTTGGCTTCTGGTCTAGTTTCTCGCGGTTGAGATGGTGGTGCTTTGGCTTCTAATTTTGGTAATTCTAACTGTTCGGCAGCAGCAGCCAAATCTTGTAAACTACCAACCAAATAGTCTTTAAAACCTTGGACTCTAATTGCTAAATCTTGAGATACACCAGCAAAATTAGTCCGCATTTCTTGGCGAATTCTCTCACGACGACGCTCTAATTTGTCTATTTCGATTTGTAAAGCGTTTTTGCGTTCTTTGAGTTCTCGAATTCCTTCTTCAACCATTTTGCCCATCATTTCTTGTACATCTCGAACCTGTTGGGAAAGAATTTGGGATTTTTGTTGTTTTAATAAAATGATTTCTGTGGTTAAAGCTTCTTTTTTTTGTTGTAAGGTTTGAAGCTCGTTTTGAATGGCTTGGGTTGATGATGCTTGTTCTGACTCATCTAACCATTGTGCCGTAAATAACTCGGATTCTGGCTCAATTTGATTTGATTTAGTTGTACCTGATTCTTCCTGCAAAAGTTCTGCTTCTGATTCGTCGTTGTAAGTAGATTCAATCATTGATTCTAACCAATCGTCATTAGTAAGAGCTGAATTATCGGCAGATGGATTATTGAATTGTGATTCATTCTCATCAGCTTCTGATTCATCCAACCAAACATCAGGTAGAGGTTTTGCTTCAATAGCTTTATTTGAAGATGATTGAGTATTATTTTCTGACTCAGAAAAATTATTCATAAACTCATCTCCAATTGAGGCTGACAAATCAGATTCTGGAACTTGAGGTACTTCAGAAGTCATTAATCAAAAAGGTTTAATAATAAAATTATTACAAATAATTTTTGTGGACAAGACTGTTAATCAATTATCAATTATTAATTATCAATTATCAATGTTTGTTCTCTTTAGAGCTACAAAATTTTTAGATTTCAACCCATTGAGATTTTGCTGCCAACAGCTTGATTCCATCGAAGATAACTAGCTCAATCTACTGGTTCAAAGGACAATATTTTTCTAAACAACTAACCAACATTTTAGGATCGAACAGAATTGGTAAAAAATGAATATTTTTAACTTCACGAAAATAAAAGAGAATCGGTACAGGTTGCCAAAAAATGCGCCATGTTAACCAATCACTGTAAGGAAATCGACGCAGCAATTTTCCTGAACGACAAACATCTAAAGCAGTATCGGTGAATTGTAATCTGATCTTCGCTGTTTGCACCAATAAAAACAAACTTAAGAGAGCAATTACACCTCCTACCCAAATTTGGATCAAGGAAATTACAATAGCGATCGCAATTAAGCAGACCGCAAGATTATAACTTGGTTTTAATTCGACTGTGGTTTGAGTTCCAGTAGTAGCCTGTGTATTAGTCATGTGAGATTAATCTCCGTAAAACTAAGTTCTTCTTTTATTATTGTGACACTCTCTAGTTTCTACCTGACTACAGCACTACCTGTTCCTTGGAACATCAGCCACGATAAAAAGAAATTAGCAATAAAAATAGCGAGTAAGGCTGTTACTACTGCCGTGGTAGTCGATTGTCCTACACCTTTTGCGCCTCCAGTGGTAGTTAATCCCCAACTACAACCAATTATGGCAACTAAAGCACCAAATATCACCGATTTAATCAATGCAGTGCATAAATCCCAAACCTGTAAAAAATTTTGAATCGAATCTAGAAAAACAACATTAGCAATACCATAAAAAGTATCAGAAATAATTAATCCGCCTATCATCCCAGTAATTAAGGATAACAGCGTTAAAACTGGCAACATCAAGCAACAAGAAATAACCCTTGGTATGACTAAATAATCAATAGGGTCTGTTTTAAGAATATAAAGAGCGTCAATTTGCTCGGTAACGCGCATCGTCCCAATTTCCGCAGCAAATGCCGAACCAACCCTTCCCGCAATCACCACGGCGGTTAAGACAGGTGCTAATTCTCTGGTTAAAGCTAAAGCAAGTAC includes these proteins:
- a CDS encoding isochorismate synthase; this translates as MTQSRISMPVVSELDLIFQDHLKLDNFWDKKQLVSEPNEPKKIISFVQRIPTVDPLAFLQTFNQSNSLHFYWENPRKQEAVVACGVTQKLLIDSRDRFKLAQNFIQKCLKKTVRKGETSIAGAGPHLFCTFTFFPDADKSYSPFPAATVFLPRLQIIKKNKSCILIVNVPVNYADNSKLIVEEIKQKINSIDWSLQQKISSEINEDFANNYNSISEDSEYFKSVVTSALNSIAVDEFSKIVLAYATDVISPVPFRLIKSLDNLRQRHPDCYIFSTSNGQDNNFIGASPERLISIQNKQLVTDALAGSAPRGKTTAEDVQLANLLLKNRKEKREHQAVSDFLIERLRQLDLKPQQLPLQLLQLSNIQHLWTPIYAHLSHDLDPLEIVAQLHPTPAVAGVSTEIACEQIRRYEKFDRSLYAAPLGWVDYQGNSEFIVGIRSALIEGNRARLYAGAGIVSGSNPDKEFAEIELKLQSLLKALV
- a CDS encoding 2-succinyl-6-hydroxy-2, 4-cyclohexadiene-1-carboxylic acid synthase/2-oxoglutarate decarboxylase; translated protein: MIDFRNLNSLWASIIVETFNCVGLTTAVVCPGSRSTPLTLAFAQHQEIDTIPILDERSAAFFALGKAKQLHLPVVLVCTSGTAGANFYPAAIEAKESRVPLIILTADRPPELRHCHAGQTIDQIKLYANYPNWQTELALPEAEFTMLRYLRQNIIHAWECALFPYSGVVHLNIPFREPLAPTIEPEIVALESTFSSTDFFSNLVNYQQVSYYNSSTCLPLQQWQNYQNGIIIAGLAQPINPEKYCHAIANLSQTLQFPVLTEALSPLRNYANINPALITSYDLILRNEQLAAQLEPEIVIQLGELPISKKLRSWLEKISSQRWVITDGENNFDPLHGKTIHLRVGIETLANSLTSYNNNQVSSVYLEKWCSLEQQAREIFQQRFESIQDFYEGKIAWLISQCLPSHTPIFIANSMSVRNAEFFWQANNNYIRPYFNRGANGIDGTLSTALGIAHRHQSTVLITGDLALLHDTNGFLISNKFQGHLTIILVNNNGGGIFEMLPIAQFEPPFEEYFATPQTVDFAQLCQTYGVEYKLINTWQQLQNLLNPLPQQGIRVLEIYSDRKADAWWLQTNLNQLAQKFQ
- a CDS encoding L-sorbosone dehydrogenase — encoded protein: MIKNIQISTFGLALVLFLTSCNQNNSQAESTTSSSSTPTQSTITTNVLNPTPIRITIDSLPQPFATQSASNSPNVIPVPENPTLNVPAGFQVNVFAEGLEQPRWMSLTPDGDVLVAESRRDRIRLLQDQNGDGIAETNQVFGTSDNGLDQPFGMTFVGNNFYVANTGEVIRFDYQSGQTSLQGTGQPITQLTPGGYNQHWTRNVIASPDGQKLYVSVGSATNASPEELPRASIQQMNLDGSQRETYAYGLRNPVGLDFHPVTNELYTTVNERDLLGDDLVPDYLTRVEPGGFYGWPYAYLTPNLLDPRLMKGNQSQQPDLAAKTLTPDVLFQAHSAALGLQFYDGNQFPERYHNGAFVAFRGSWNRDRGTGYKVVFVPFDENNRPMGYYEDFLTGFLTNPQGPDTFARPVGLLVLPDGSLLLAEDGNNRIYRISYSN
- a CDS encoding 1,4-dihydroxy-2-naphthoate phytyltransferase — encoded protein: MTTKLITVDNRKLWLAAIKPPMYTVAVIPITVGTAAAYNQTGKFEPQIFFTFLSAAILIIAWLNLSNDVFDSETGIDINKAHSVVNLTGNKSLVFWIANLCLSLAILGILAITWWQQDGTVLGIILLCCALGYTYQGPPFRLGYLGLGEIICFFTFGPGAISAAYYSQNQNFSIQCLAPSILIGISTSIILFCSHFHQLEDDLAAGKKSPIVRLGTLKGSQLLNWLTLSIFILTVIFIGLNYLPWWSGLIFVSFPLAYQLINHVNQYHNYPDKVSNSKFLAVNFHFLSGLLLALGLVLPHLI
- a CDS encoding hypothetical protein (protein of unknown function DUF140), with product MTNRSSTNNGIGIWLQRSLAALFLTGQVVIHLLKAKIHRRNTLEQMAVVGPDSLAIALVTAAFVGMVFTIQVAREFIYFGAGQAVGGVLALALTRELAPVLTAVVIAGRVGSAFAAEIGTMRVTEQIDALYILKTDPIDYLVIPRVISCCLMLPVLTLLSLITGMIGGLIISDTFYGIANVVFLDSIQNFLQVWDLCTALIKSVIFGALVAIIGCSWGLTTTGGAKGVGQSTTTAVVTALLAIFIANFFLSWLMFQGTGSAVVR
- a CDS encoding putative thiol-disulphide oxidoreductase DCC, whose translation is MKYHVIYDGNCHLCVTFTQLLEQFDRGNIFDYIPMQNEATLNQFQITIDDCQMGMILIDAEQPEKRWQGSNAAEEIVRILPMGEVFINIYRSLPGIKFLGDRTYEQIRDNRYNWFGKRNSTYQSAYSFGCHSENNCEIN